The Candidatus Margulisiibacteriota bacterium genome includes the window AAACCCGGATATCTTCCTCATAAGAAACCGCCCCTTTGAACAGCCGATCTACCGAGAGGGCGCCAATAACTTTATTTCCGACTTTAATGGGTACGCAAAGGAAGGCAAATTTTCTCTCTTTGAGGTTTCGTCTCGCCTGGGTCCGGTTCAAAAACAGGGGCTCGGCTTCAATGTCGGGGATAACCATCGGCTGCCCGGTCGCCACAACCCGTCCGGTGATCCCCTCACCGATCTTATATCGGCCGCGTTCTTTTTCTTCCCTGGTCAGGCCGGATGCAACCTCGATCCGCAGGTCATTGGTCGCTGGATCGACCAGCGTAATAGTCCCGCGCTGCATCTCCAGTGAATCAGCCAGGACCATTAAAATGGAGTTCAGGGTCTTCTCCAGATCGAGCGAAGCGGCCAGCGCCGCGCTGACCTCAATTAGCGTTTCAACAAAAGTTTGCCGCATTTCACATCCCCTACAATATTGTATATCTTACTACATCTTTGTAAGACAATCAAGAAGAGGCGTACCTGGGAGGGCGGCCCAACTCAGTCAGCAGCTTATCGTTCTCTTTTTCCAGTTCAATCATCCGCAGTTCGCGGCCAACCGCCAGCGAATGGAACTCTTCGAGCTCTTTGACCTTTTTTTCCAGCTCCGTCGCGGCGCGTCGCCGCTCGGAAATATCCTGCGAAACCACAAAAATACCGTCAGCCATCGGCTGAATATTAAGCTCAAACCATCCCCGGCTTCCATCGGGAAAAACAAACTCGTTTTCCATCCGGAAAGGGACACGCTGTTCCATACAGCGCTTGAGCCGCGAAAACATCTCGGTTTTTTCGATCCCCGGATAGGCCTCCATCATGGAATGACCCAGAAGTTCTTCTTTTTTTCTCTTTCCCTGCCTGGCGCACACATCATTAACATAGAGGTAGCGCCAGTCATACCCGATGATCTGAAACCCTTCAAGCATCGAATCAAGAGTGTTGCGATATCGCTCTTCCAGTTTAACCAGTTCTGTTTCGGCTTTTTTGGACTGGGTCAGGTCAACTATAGAAGCAAAAAAGCCGACCACAACATTTTGGTCATCCCGGCGCAACAGAGTACTGATCAAGACCGGATAGGTTTCACCGCTCTTCTTTTTAGCCATAGATTCCCGGTTAACCACCTTTCCGACCCCGATCGTTTCCCTTCCTATTTTTTCCGCCAGATCAACGTTGTCAAAAAGATCGACATATTTTTGGCCAATGATATCTTCTCTGGCTTGGCCAAAATATTCTGCCGCCGCCTGATCAGCGTCGGTAATGATCCCAACCGGGCTGACATGGACGATGGGGATCGGCAGAAAAGCCCACATATCCTCCATA containing:
- a CDS encoding PAS domain-containing protein yields the protein MTAETNVELLQIADYMEDMWAFLPIPIVHVSPVGIITDADQAAAEYFGQAREDIIGQKYVDLFDNVDLAEKIGRETIGVGKVVNRESMAKKKSGETYPVLISTLLRRDDQNVVVGFFASIVDLTQSKKAETELVKLEERYRNTLDSMLEGFQIIGYDWRYLYVNDVCARQGKRKKEELLGHSMMEAYPGIEKTEMFSRLKRCMEQRVPFRMENEFVFPDGSRGWFELNIQPMADGIFVVSQDISERRRAATELEKKVKELEEFHSLAVGRELRMIELEKENDKLLTELGRPPRYASS